One genomic segment of Kordiimonas sp. SCSIO 12603 includes these proteins:
- a CDS encoding ABC transporter ATP-binding protein: MLEAKQLTKQFGGLVAVDGIDLSVKKGEVLGFLGPNGAGKTTTMKMLTGFLAPTSGEASVCGETVTTGNVKARAKIGYLPEGAPLYGDMTPRGFLSFMAEARHIPKAEIADVVESAAGAVHLHSVMEQRIETLSKGYKRRVGLAGAILHAPDVLILDEPTDGLDPNQKHEVRRLIEAMSVDRSIIISTHILEEVEAICHRAVVINKGRIVADGTPTDLKNQSEYKNAVVMLVPKEQAERAAAALKGLRFIERIEAAKQGDNVRMTILGKGRGDIAESISDIAAVSNWQITEFSVDPGRLDDVFRRLTEGEV; the protein is encoded by the coding sequence TTGTTGGAAGCAAAACAACTGACAAAGCAATTTGGTGGGCTGGTTGCCGTCGACGGAATAGACCTTTCTGTAAAGAAGGGTGAAGTGCTGGGTTTTCTGGGGCCTAATGGTGCTGGTAAAACCACCACTATGAAAATGCTCACAGGCTTTCTCGCGCCAACAAGCGGGGAAGCCTCTGTATGTGGGGAAACCGTTACTACAGGTAACGTAAAAGCTCGGGCTAAAATTGGCTACCTACCTGAAGGCGCGCCTCTATACGGTGATATGACACCTCGTGGTTTCCTGAGTTTTATGGCTGAAGCCAGACATATCCCAAAAGCTGAAATAGCGGATGTAGTGGAAAGTGCGGCTGGTGCAGTACATCTTCACAGTGTTATGGAGCAGCGTATTGAAACCCTTTCCAAGGGTTATAAACGCAGGGTAGGGCTTGCTGGCGCAATTCTTCATGCGCCAGATGTCCTTATTCTTGATGAACCAACAGATGGTCTTGATCCAAACCAGAAGCACGAAGTGCGCCGATTGATCGAAGCAATGTCTGTTGACCGTTCGATTATTATCTCCACGCATATTCTGGAGGAAGTCGAAGCTATTTGCCACCGGGCTGTAGTGATTAATAAGGGCCGCATTGTTGCGGATGGCACACCGACTGATCTCAAGAACCAGTCAGAATATAAAAACGCTGTTGTTATGCTGGTGCCAAAGGAACAGGCAGAAAGGGCTGCCGCTGCTCTTAAGGGACTAAGATTCATTGAACGAATTGAGGCTGCAAAGCAGGGTGATAACGTTCGTATGACTATTCTTGGCAAAGGGCGCGGAGATATAGCGGAATCTATTTCTGATATCGCAGCCGTCAGCAACTGGCAGATTACTGAATTTTCTGTTGATCCG